One segment of Enterobacter ludwigii DNA contains the following:
- a CDS encoding class I SAM-dependent methyltransferase — translation MTLRDYNLEIKDTADHQYAYNFDFDVMHPFMIRAFTPFFKPGNLLELGSFKGDFTARLTEKFSDITCVEASAEAMNIASKRLGENVSFVHSRFEDVELPERYDNIILTHVLEHIDDPVNLLKRINNEWLTDEGHFFLVCPNAHAASRQIAVKMNLISHNSAVTEAEFQHGHRCTYSLDTLERDARLAGLNVVYRTGIFFKALANFQWDKLLQTDIISKQYLEGCYELGHQYPDLCSSIFLLCKKG, via the coding sequence ATGACCCTTCGTGATTACAATCTGGAAATCAAAGATACTGCCGATCATCAGTATGCCTATAACTTTGATTTTGATGTGATGCACCCTTTTATGATCCGTGCGTTCACACCATTTTTTAAGCCGGGTAATTTACTTGAACTTGGTAGTTTTAAAGGTGATTTTACCGCACGATTGACCGAAAAATTCAGCGACATCACCTGCGTGGAAGCCTCGGCAGAGGCGATGAATATCGCCAGTAAGCGCCTGGGGGAAAATGTCTCGTTTGTGCATTCCCGCTTTGAGGATGTTGAACTGCCGGAGCGTTATGACAATATTATTCTCACCCATGTGCTGGAGCATATTGACGATCCCGTTAACCTCTTAAAACGCATTAATAATGAATGGTTAACGGATGAAGGCCACTTTTTTCTGGTTTGTCCAAATGCGCATGCCGCCTCCCGACAGATTGCCGTAAAAATGAACTTAATCTCGCATAACAGTGCGGTGACGGAGGCTGAGTTTCAGCATGGCCATCGTTGTACTTATTCTCTGGATACTCTTGAAAGAGATGCCCGTCTTGCGGGACTTAACGTTGTTTATCGCACGGGTATTTTTTTCAAGGCGCTCGCTAATTTCCAGTGGGACAAACTTTTACAGACAGATATCATCTCAAAGCAATATCTTGAGGGGTGCTACGAGTTAGGCCATCAATACCCTGATTTATGTTCAAGTATATTCTTGCTATGTAAAAAAGGCTGA
- the fliS gene encoding flagellar export chaperone FliS yields the protein MYSKSGVQAYQQVGLESAVLSASPHQLVVMLFDGIHSALIRARLFLEQGDIPAKGEALSKAINIIENGLKAGLNMDVGGELPRNLSALYDYMVRRLLHANLRNDIEAITEVEALLLNISDAWKQIGPGYTPKQD from the coding sequence ATGTATAGCAAATCTGGTGTACAAGCCTATCAGCAGGTAGGTCTTGAATCTGCTGTCTTGAGTGCCAGCCCGCACCAGTTGGTTGTCATGTTGTTCGACGGTATCCATAGCGCGCTTATCCGGGCGCGCCTTTTCCTTGAGCAGGGGGACATCCCGGCAAAAGGAGAGGCCCTGTCTAAGGCCATTAATATTATCGAAAATGGCCTTAAGGCTGGGTTAAATATGGATGTGGGAGGAGAACTCCCCCGCAACCTTTCTGCGCTTTATGACTATATGGTACGCCGTTTGTTACATGCCAATCTGCGCAATGACATCGAGGCTATTACCGAAGTCGAGGCTCTGCTGCTCAATATTTCCGACGCCTGGAAGCAAATCGGCCCGGGTTATACTCCCAAGCAGGATTAA
- the fliT gene encoding flagella biosynthesis regulatory protein FliT translates to MNDSSLSLKKWHALYALSNTMLSLAQSGKWDELIEQEVAYVSLVEEISTTPFPPDSKHIQDQAMVILNQVLQNELLLKDLLQERMSELSGLIAQTNKQKNVNVTYGKLSGNILFPGEMNH, encoded by the coding sequence ATGAACGACTCCAGCTTATCCCTTAAAAAGTGGCATGCTCTTTATGCGCTTAGCAATACAATGCTGAGCCTTGCTCAATCCGGGAAATGGGATGAGCTTATCGAACAGGAGGTTGCATACGTTTCGCTGGTTGAAGAGATCAGCACGACTCCTTTTCCGCCCGACAGCAAACACATCCAGGATCAGGCGATGGTGATACTGAATCAGGTGCTGCAGAATGAGCTCCTCCTCAAGGATTTGTTGCAGGAAAGAATGAGTGAGTTGAGCGGTCTTATTGCCCAAACCAACAAGCAAAAAAACGTTAACGTTACCTACGGGAAGTTGTCAGGCAACATATTATTTCCCGGAGAGATGAATCATTAA
- a CDS encoding glycosylase — protein sequence MFTWKKLGKVFTPQEVTHLPWLKEFAQAPATLIFDDFVRVYFSCRPPADEQGKYVSYSAWVDLARDDLFQVLRFAREPILPLGGYGEFDEFGTYPVSVMRDKDVVKAWYAGWTRCESVPFNVAIGMAVSHDQGETFVKAGPGPAIGYSPDEPFVMSGPKIRRFNNQWQLFYIAGRKWKWVDGRAEPVYKIRMATSEDGINWTKLNKDLIPSRIEEDEAQASPDVFYANGKYHMFFCYRYSAHYRGKQNGYRIGYAWSLDMMSWHRDDSKAGIDVSASGWDAEMISYPHVFELDGNIYMAYLGDQVGRYGFGLAQLEGKLC from the coding sequence ATGTTTACATGGAAAAAATTGGGTAAGGTCTTTACCCCGCAGGAGGTGACTCATCTCCCTTGGCTTAAAGAGTTTGCTCAGGCCCCTGCGACGCTGATCTTTGATGATTTCGTGCGCGTCTATTTCTCCTGCCGCCCGCCTGCTGATGAACAGGGGAAATATGTCAGCTATTCCGCTTGGGTGGATTTGGCTCGTGACGATCTCTTCCAGGTATTGCGCTTTGCCCGTGAACCGATTCTCCCGCTGGGTGGATACGGAGAATTTGACGAATTTGGTACCTATCCCGTCTCCGTGATGCGCGATAAGGATGTGGTAAAAGCCTGGTATGCAGGCTGGACTCGCTGCGAATCGGTGCCGTTCAACGTGGCAATTGGCATGGCAGTAAGCCATGACCAGGGGGAGACCTTTGTTAAAGCGGGTCCGGGGCCAGCAATCGGTTACTCTCCGGATGAGCCGTTTGTAATGAGTGGGCCGAAAATTCGAAGATTCAATAACCAATGGCAGCTTTTTTATATTGCTGGTCGCAAATGGAAATGGGTGGATGGCCGCGCAGAGCCGGTCTACAAGATTCGCATGGCGACATCTGAAGATGGCATCAACTGGACGAAGCTGAATAAAGATCTGATCCCCAGCCGTATCGAAGAGGACGAGGCACAGGCCAGCCCGGATGTTTTTTACGCCAACGGCAAATACCATATGTTTTTTTGCTACCGCTACAGCGCCCATTACCGCGGAAAGCAGAACGGTTACCGCATCGGCTACGCGTGGAGTCTGGATATGATGTCGTGGCACCGGGATGATAGCAAAGCTGGCATTGACGTTTCTGCTTCCGGATGGGATGCAGAAATGATCAGCTACCCACACGTTTTTGAACTCGATGGCAATATTTACATGGCTTATCTGGGGGATCAGGTGGGCCGCTATGGCTTTGGCCTGGCACAACTTGAGGGCAAATTATGCTGA
- a CDS encoding DegT/DnrJ/EryC1/StrS family aminotransferase — protein MKNVYVTSPLLPPLEEFIPYLETLWESKILTNSGQFHQQLEEALAAYLGVKHVCLFSNGTLALLTALQTLRITGEVITTPYSFVATSHSLLWNDLTPVFADIDPATFNIDPDRIEELITPKTTAIMPVHCYGIPCDMERIQKIADTYGLKVIYDAAHCFGVKQDNASILNYGDLSVLSFHATKVFNTFEGGAIICHDAKTKQRIDYLKNFGFADETIVMAPGINAKMNEVQAAMGLLQLKYIDSALQERAVIYQRYVELLDSALPALEYIKPASNIEWNYSYFPVLIREDSAVSRDAIYSELRKHNIYARRYFYPLISAFPMYRHFPTANAQHLPVADEISHAVLCLPIYPGLLVADQRRIIEIIQELFINAARAAEPALVVNG, from the coding sequence ATGAAAAATGTCTACGTTACCAGTCCACTTCTTCCGCCCCTTGAGGAGTTCATCCCTTACCTGGAGACCTTGTGGGAAAGTAAAATTTTGACCAACAGCGGGCAATTCCATCAGCAACTGGAAGAGGCGCTGGCGGCGTATCTTGGGGTAAAACATGTCTGCCTGTTCTCCAACGGCACGCTCGCGTTGCTGACGGCGCTTCAGACATTGCGTATAACCGGTGAAGTGATCACCACGCCATACTCTTTTGTCGCCACGTCTCACAGCCTGCTGTGGAATGATTTAACACCGGTGTTTGCTGATATTGACCCCGCCACTTTTAATATCGATCCGGATCGCATTGAAGAACTGATTACGCCTAAAACGACGGCGATCATGCCAGTCCACTGCTATGGTATTCCGTGCGATATGGAACGCATCCAGAAGATTGCCGATACCTATGGACTGAAGGTGATTTACGATGCGGCCCACTGTTTCGGCGTCAAACAGGATAACGCCAGCATTCTCAATTATGGCGATCTGTCCGTACTGAGCTTCCATGCCACAAAGGTGTTTAATACCTTCGAAGGGGGGGCCATTATTTGCCATGATGCCAAAACCAAGCAGCGCATCGATTATCTTAAAAACTTTGGTTTTGCCGATGAAACCATTGTGATGGCGCCGGGTATTAACGCCAAAATGAATGAAGTGCAGGCGGCCATGGGGCTGCTGCAGTTAAAGTATATTGACAGTGCGCTGCAGGAACGCGCGGTTATTTATCAACGTTACGTTGAACTGCTCGATTCCGCTCTTCCGGCGCTGGAGTACATTAAACCTGCCAGTAATATTGAATGGAATTACTCCTACTTCCCGGTACTTATCCGCGAAGATTCGGCGGTCAGCCGGGATGCTATCTATTCGGAATTACGCAAGCATAATATCTATGCCCGCCGTTATTTCTATCCGCTTATCAGCGCGTTCCCGATGTATCGCCACTTCCCGACGGCGAATGCACAACATCTCCCGGTTGCCGATGAAATTTCTCATGCGGTGCTCTGCCTGCCCATCTATCCCGGACTACTGGTGGCCGATCAACGTCGTATTATTGAGATTATCCAGGAACTCTTTATCAATGCCGCCCGTGCGGCAGAGCCTGCGCTTGTGGTCAATGGATAG
- the fliD gene encoding flagellar filament capping protein FliD: protein MATISNLGVGMPGLSDLYDKLQAAEETKLTAIAKQKTTYDAQITGYGKLQSALTNLQTAAAKLAKTDTWNSTSISSTNTAFSAISTSGANVGDVTVNVSKIAKGQVLTTTPGTIDSNTKQLGGTTGTNSRTITITQAGADSKPLTVTLADGDTSLNGIAKAINAANGSVSASVVKADDGDYRLMLTSKTTGTDSDMTVTVTGDDTLKGIIGSGALTEQVKSQNAVVNVNGIQIVRQTNTITDAIPGVTLTLKAQSTADETLTVTRSTDDNKKAITEWVTAYNSLQSTIASLTKYEPPAVGATAQSSNNGVLMGDSTIRGVQSDLRALLTNVQSGSYAIMAQLGITQDPVKGADGAVGNLKIDDKKLTKILTDDPAGVQAYFVGDGKTTGFATQMNNKLTDMLSTSVGKEGVIQNAKDGINATLKSIGKRYDAMELTIEATMARYKKQFNDLDKLVTKFNGTATYLTQQFSSK from the coding sequence ATGGCGACTATCAGTAATCTCGGGGTGGGCATGCCCGGCCTGTCAGATCTGTACGATAAGCTGCAGGCAGCAGAAGAAACAAAATTGACGGCTATTGCCAAGCAAAAAACCACCTACGACGCGCAGATTACCGGTTACGGCAAATTACAAAGCGCCCTGACGAATCTGCAAACCGCAGCTGCTAAGCTCGCAAAAACAGATACGTGGAACTCAACCTCCATTAGCAGCACCAATACTGCATTTTCGGCTATCAGTACCTCCGGCGCTAACGTTGGTGATGTGACAGTCAACGTGAGCAAGATTGCTAAAGGCCAGGTGCTGACAACCACGCCAGGCACTATCGACAGCAATACTAAGCAGTTAGGTGGCACCACGGGCACCAACAGCCGAACCATTACCATTACCCAGGCAGGCGCTGACAGTAAACCACTGACGGTAACCCTGGCCGATGGCGATACCTCCCTGAACGGGATCGCTAAAGCCATTAATGCTGCCAACGGCAGTGTCTCGGCAAGTGTGGTGAAAGCGGATGATGGCGACTATCGTCTGATGCTGACCTCCAAAACCACCGGTACCGATTCTGATATGACGGTAACAGTGACCGGCGACGATACGCTGAAAGGCATCATTGGCAGTGGCGCACTTACCGAACAGGTAAAATCACAAAATGCCGTCGTTAACGTCAACGGTATCCAGATTGTCCGCCAGACCAATACCATCACTGACGCCATTCCAGGGGTAACATTAACCCTGAAAGCGCAGAGCACGGCCGATGAAACCCTGACCGTAACCCGCTCAACAGACGATAACAAAAAAGCCATTACAGAATGGGTAACTGCCTATAACTCTCTGCAGTCCACCATTGCCTCATTGACGAAATATGAGCCACCTGCGGTGGGGGCAACCGCCCAGTCTTCGAATAACGGCGTACTGATGGGTGACAGTACTATCCGCGGAGTACAATCCGATCTGCGTGCTTTATTGACCAATGTGCAGAGCGGTTCCTATGCCATTATGGCCCAACTTGGCATCACACAGGACCCGGTCAAAGGCGCGGACGGCGCGGTTGGCAACCTGAAAATTGATGATAAGAAATTAACCAAGATCCTCACGGACGATCCGGCTGGTGTACAGGCCTATTTTGTGGGTGACGGGAAAACGACCGGTTTCGCTACCCAGATGAATAACAAGCTAACCGATATGCTGAGCACGTCTGTCGGCAAAGAAGGCGTTATTCAGAATGCGAAGGACGGTATTAACGCCACGCTCAAATCCATCGGCAAACGTTACGACGCGATGGAATTGACGATTGAAGCCACGATGGCGCGCTATAAAAAGCAATTTAACGATTTAGATAAGTTGGTCACAAAATTCAACGGCACGGCCACTTATTTGACCCAACAGTTCAGCAGTAAGTAA
- a CDS encoding bifunctional class I SAM-dependent methyltransferase/glycosyltransferase — translation MLYPDNRFTLSGLQAAAALYQFPAGAFENARVLDLGCGQGEVLLSAALAWPDCVGIGIDINEDAIAAGQRQAQRLGIVSIELVAAGLNDVLNVSPGEFDYILIRGDFIPAGMPERDALLQWCRRHLSAYGIIAIHQIFTPPESAAQYVQDALAFHARLAGRSDEKVAFARGMLSYLALTQPEGEIKDYVLAMERVDDTTLIESLASATHISGQFLQFTDTLSSCGLRYVGDALPQYETGESFSEQIHQLHALVSSGQASIAAQQYLDFAVNRRERVSLLSRDDTVNAAALDFTRLNTLHWAGDFRRCRNDRGEIVNAHTNAEGKFFSTQNTTTLHILDLLGGAWPLSLSFDQLVSNARLPEKEEDVSQSVLESLKDLFLNQIPGLHWAGSPGPYNVQPESELTLIAPLLVGQDFDIMLNLWGERVTLSDDEREFAIAGMDVNQARSRECFSALKAKGLLKGTPEAWRKALQRFLRLGDVDYLKSNIDTLLLLNVGSQQGGLLVDGQIMAGERDEQDPGIDLIYQNVNALIAAGLAKDARDYITGQIENDPHNLHLLRCSSRASLLMGDWDEALLALCQLMSRYSAGQDIWFDLATVLQKKGELHYAARILQALLRLNKHNASFWNTLAVVYHARRNMAMAERCARESLRYNATNPLHLAMMGIILSDNQKLTEARYFLEKSLEFAPGDFDCFTSLLFVLTHDFSVSPEVLFNRHLAYGELVTEWATNFDLALPWQGSKDPERPLRVGFVSGDFRNHPVSRFLRPFWDGMDRERFSLYGYSTLDKDDAVTEHFRNTSTKWLSVTHLNNVELAKQIHSDGIDILFDLSGHTTGTRLPAFAFKPAPVQITWLGYPGTTGMRQMDYRIISTGFVRNAAIDAQFTEKLIAIPLDNFFEPDASSPDVNALPALTNGWFTYGSFNRPKKLNDQVFALWARILLHNATSRLLIGFMDDDAMIARYRKKLNALGVSDEQLIFRKTTGLESYLHMHHEVDMLLDSFPYNGGTTTSHGIWMGVPTLTLAGATYPARQGLEILHIYGLDEFVAESQQDYFDKAVSWQTRLETLSALRQSMRSTIPLQSQSNVAIPFQQALRGAWRKWCADEAPRSFQVSGTED, via the coding sequence ATGTTGTATCCAGATAATCGATTCACGCTATCGGGTCTGCAGGCCGCCGCTGCCCTGTATCAGTTTCCTGCCGGGGCATTTGAGAATGCACGCGTCCTGGATTTAGGTTGCGGACAGGGCGAGGTGTTGTTATCCGCTGCGCTGGCCTGGCCTGATTGTGTCGGGATAGGTATTGATATTAACGAAGACGCTATTGCAGCGGGGCAGAGGCAGGCGCAGCGTCTGGGTATCGTCAGTATTGAACTGGTTGCGGCGGGTCTTAACGATGTGCTGAACGTGTCACCGGGTGAGTTCGATTACATTCTTATTCGCGGGGACTTTATTCCTGCAGGCATGCCAGAGCGTGACGCGCTGTTGCAGTGGTGTCGTCGCCACCTGTCGGCGTATGGCATTATTGCCATCCACCAGATTTTTACCCCGCCTGAATCCGCGGCACAATACGTTCAGGATGCGTTGGCCTTCCACGCACGCCTTGCGGGCCGGTCAGATGAGAAGGTTGCTTTTGCTCGTGGTATGCTCAGCTATCTGGCATTGACCCAGCCGGAAGGGGAGATCAAAGACTATGTGCTCGCGATGGAGCGCGTTGACGACACGACCCTTATTGAGAGCCTGGCAAGCGCCACGCACATCTCCGGGCAGTTCCTTCAGTTCACCGATACTCTCTCATCCTGCGGGCTGCGCTACGTGGGGGATGCGCTGCCTCAGTACGAAACGGGTGAGAGCTTTAGCGAGCAAATTCATCAGCTGCACGCACTGGTCTCATCTGGGCAGGCATCGATTGCCGCGCAGCAATATCTCGATTTTGCCGTCAACCGTCGCGAGCGCGTCAGCCTGCTTTCCCGTGATGATACTGTTAACGCGGCGGCGCTGGATTTTACCCGGTTAAACACGCTGCACTGGGCCGGTGATTTCAGACGTTGCCGCAACGATCGCGGCGAGATCGTCAATGCTCACACCAACGCTGAAGGGAAATTTTTCTCGACGCAAAATACCACGACGCTGCATATTCTCGATCTGCTTGGCGGCGCATGGCCGCTGAGCCTGTCATTTGATCAACTGGTGAGCAACGCTCGTCTTCCCGAAAAAGAGGAGGATGTCTCCCAGAGCGTACTTGAATCTCTAAAAGATCTCTTTCTCAACCAAATTCCGGGGCTCCACTGGGCGGGTTCACCGGGGCCTTACAATGTTCAGCCTGAAAGTGAACTCACGTTAATTGCTCCTCTTCTGGTAGGGCAAGACTTTGACATCATGCTTAATCTCTGGGGGGAGCGTGTGACCCTCAGTGACGACGAACGGGAGTTCGCGATTGCCGGCATGGATGTGAATCAGGCCAGAAGCCGAGAGTGCTTTTCTGCACTGAAGGCGAAAGGACTATTGAAAGGTACCCCTGAAGCTTGGCGCAAAGCACTGCAGCGTTTTTTGCGTCTGGGGGATGTCGACTACCTTAAAAGCAACATTGATACGCTTTTACTGCTTAATGTCGGATCGCAACAGGGCGGTTTACTTGTTGACGGGCAGATTATGGCAGGGGAGAGGGATGAACAGGATCCTGGCATCGATCTCATTTACCAAAACGTAAACGCGCTGATTGCCGCAGGTCTGGCGAAAGACGCGCGCGATTACATTACGGGACAGATTGAAAACGATCCTCATAATCTGCATCTGCTTCGCTGCTCTTCCCGTGCAAGCCTGCTGATGGGCGACTGGGACGAGGCTCTGTTGGCACTCTGCCAGCTCATGAGCCGCTACTCTGCTGGGCAGGATATCTGGTTCGACCTGGCAACCGTGCTGCAGAAAAAAGGTGAGCTGCATTATGCCGCCCGGATCCTGCAGGCGCTGCTGCGGTTGAATAAACATAATGCGTCATTCTGGAATACGCTGGCGGTGGTTTATCATGCGCGTCGCAATATGGCCATGGCTGAACGCTGCGCCAGGGAATCGTTGCGCTATAACGCCACGAATCCGCTGCATCTCGCGATGATGGGCATTATTCTCAGTGATAATCAGAAACTGACGGAAGCACGCTATTTCCTCGAGAAATCGCTCGAGTTTGCGCCGGGTGATTTTGACTGTTTCACCAGCCTGCTGTTTGTTCTTACCCACGATTTTTCTGTCTCGCCGGAAGTGCTTTTCAATCGCCATCTTGCCTATGGTGAACTGGTGACCGAGTGGGCGACAAACTTCGACCTGGCGCTGCCGTGGCAGGGTAGTAAGGATCCTGAGCGGCCGTTGCGCGTCGGCTTTGTCTCCGGAGACTTCCGTAACCATCCCGTAAGCCGCTTCCTGCGCCCGTTCTGGGACGGCATGGATCGGGAGCGGTTTTCCCTCTACGGATATAGTACGCTGGATAAAGATGATGCCGTCACGGAGCACTTCCGTAACACCTCGACGAAGTGGTTATCTGTTACCCATCTCAATAACGTTGAGCTGGCAAAACAGATCCACAGCGACGGGATTGATATTCTTTTTGATCTCTCGGGTCATACCACCGGGACGCGTTTACCCGCGTTTGCCTTTAAGCCTGCGCCGGTGCAAATCACCTGGCTCGGTTACCCGGGCACGACCGGGATGCGGCAGATGGATTACCGCATTATCAGCACCGGGTTTGTCAGGAATGCTGCGATAGACGCTCAGTTCACTGAAAAGCTGATCGCGATTCCACTCGATAACTTCTTTGAGCCGGATGCTTCCAGCCCTGACGTCAATGCCTTGCCAGCCCTAACGAACGGCTGGTTTACCTACGGTAGTTTCAACCGCCCGAAAAAATTGAATGACCAGGTCTTTGCGTTGTGGGCGCGCATTCTGCTGCATAACGCCACGTCACGTTTGCTGATTGGTTTTATGGATGACGATGCGATGATCGCCCGCTACCGCAAAAAGCTCAATGCGCTGGGCGTATCGGATGAGCAGCTTATCTTCCGTAAAACGACGGGACTGGAGTCGTATCTTCATATGCATCATGAGGTAGACATGTTGCTTGATTCCTTCCCGTACAACGGGGGAACCACCACCAGTCATGGCATATGGATGGGCGTCCCGACGCTTACCCTGGCAGGCGCAACCTATCCCGCGCGGCAGGGGCTGGAGATCTTGCATATTTACGGGCTGGATGAGTTTGTGGCGGAAAGTCAGCAAGACTATTTCGACAAGGCCGTTAGCTGGCAAACCCGACTGGAAACCCTCAGCGCTTTGCGTCAAAGCATGCGGAGCACAATCCCACTCCAGAGCCAGAGCAATGTGGCGATTCCTTTCCAGCAGGCCCTGCGCGGGGCCTGGCGAAAATGGTGTGCTGATGAAGCACCCCGCAGTTTCCAGGTATCAGGTACTGAGGATTAA
- a CDS encoding GNAT family N-acetyltransferase, which yields MNCWAFCQNRASPEEIVEHFNQCDPLFVASITEIIALQDYAKKIAERAWRTEAWHNNTLIGLVAAYYNAQRQQGFITHVSVLPDAQHCGVGSKLLIQSIEHLQSLGVMEINLEVDKNNVSAQHLYLKHGFIFGRSNASKITMTLHSEITT from the coding sequence ATGAATTGCTGGGCGTTTTGCCAGAACCGTGCCTCACCGGAGGAGATCGTCGAACACTTTAATCAGTGTGACCCGCTTTTTGTCGCGTCTATTACCGAAATAATCGCGTTGCAGGACTATGCCAAAAAAATAGCGGAGCGGGCATGGCGAACCGAAGCCTGGCATAACAACACGCTCATCGGACTGGTTGCAGCCTATTATAACGCGCAGCGTCAGCAGGGATTTATTACTCATGTTTCCGTTTTGCCTGACGCCCAGCATTGCGGTGTGGGTAGCAAGCTATTAATTCAAAGCATTGAACATCTACAGTCCCTGGGTGTGATGGAAATTAATCTTGAAGTCGATAAGAATAACGTGTCGGCACAACATTTATATCTAAAGCATGGATTTATCTTCGGCAGATCAAACGCTTCAAAGATAACCATGACTTTGCACAGTGAGATAACAACATGA
- a CDS encoding flagellin, whose translation MAVINTNLLSLTTQNNLNKSQSSLGTAIERLSSGLRINSAKDDAAGQAIANRMTSQIKGMTQAARNANDGISLVQTAEGNLNEINTNLQRIRELSVQAATDTNGSSDLTSVNTEIKQRLAEIDRIAGSANFNGKKLLDGSVSTALKIQVGAGTSANDTISVDSNALINATSGTLSAGLSTAISDNASAQAVISAADAAIAKIDTARSNMGAIQNRFESTINNLNNSINNLSAAQSRIQDADYATEVSNMSRAQILQQAGTSVLSQANQVPQAMLSLLR comes from the coding sequence ATGGCAGTTATCAATACTAACCTGTTGTCCCTGACCACTCAGAACAACCTGAACAAATCTCAGTCTTCTCTGGGCACTGCTATCGAGCGTCTGTCCTCTGGTCTGCGTATCAACAGCGCGAAAGATGACGCTGCTGGCCAGGCGATTGCTAACCGCATGACCTCCCAGATTAAAGGTATGACCCAGGCGGCGCGTAACGCCAACGACGGCATCTCCCTGGTTCAGACTGCTGAAGGTAACCTGAACGAAATCAACACCAACTTACAGCGTATTCGTGAGCTGTCTGTTCAGGCTGCTACCGACACCAACGGTTCTTCTGACCTGACTTCCGTCAACACTGAAATCAAACAGCGTCTGGCTGAAATCGACCGTATCGCGGGCTCAGCTAACTTCAACGGTAAAAAACTGCTGGACGGCTCTGTATCTACCGCGCTGAAAATTCAGGTTGGTGCTGGTACTTCTGCTAACGACACCATCTCTGTAGACAGCAACGCGCTGATCAACGCGACCTCTGGTACCCTGAGCGCTGGTCTGAGCACTGCAATCTCCGATAACGCCTCTGCACAGGCTGTTATCTCTGCTGCTGATGCTGCAATCGCGAAAATTGATACCGCGCGTTCTAACATGGGTGCGATTCAGAACCGTTTTGAATCTACCATCAACAACCTGAACAACTCTATCAATAATCTGTCTGCTGCTCAGTCCCGTATCCAGGACGCTGACTACGCTACCGAAGTTTCCAACATGTCTCGCGCGCAGATCCTGCAGCAGGCTGGTACTTCTGTACTGTCTCAGGCAAACCAGGTTCCTCAGGCTATGCTGTCTCTGCTGCGTTAA
- a CDS encoding WbqC family protein, which yields MKLAIMQPYFFPYCGYFQLMAAVDAFVVYDNIKYTKKGWINRNRIQVRGAESLISLPLKKDSDFLDIRERQLSAAFDRNKLCNQIVGAYRHAPSFSAVMPIVEEIIQNPEDNLFNYLWLGLNRLRDYFGFSCELIVSSSLPANHALKSQDRVIDICQVMNVRTYINPPGGMALYSRQDFVERGLQLQFIQPQPWHYPHSDAAFIPWLSIIDVMMFNSRDEVVRRLQLGYELI from the coding sequence ATGAAGCTGGCGATCATGCAACCCTATTTTTTCCCGTATTGCGGCTATTTCCAACTGATGGCGGCAGTGGATGCTTTCGTGGTGTATGACAACATCAAGTACACGAAAAAAGGGTGGATTAACCGTAACCGTATTCAGGTTCGCGGTGCGGAGTCATTAATCTCGCTGCCACTAAAAAAAGACTCGGACTTTCTGGATATCAGGGAGCGGCAGCTCTCAGCAGCATTTGACCGCAATAAGCTGTGCAATCAAATTGTCGGTGCGTATCGCCACGCACCCTCATTTTCCGCGGTAATGCCGATCGTTGAGGAGATTATTCAGAACCCGGAGGATAATCTTTTTAATTATCTGTGGCTGGGCCTGAACCGGTTGCGGGACTATTTTGGCTTCTCGTGTGAGCTAATTGTCTCGTCTTCGTTACCGGCGAATCACGCGTTAAAGTCTCAGGATCGCGTCATCGATATTTGTCAGGTGATGAACGTCCGTACGTATATTAACCCCCCGGGGGGCATGGCGCTCTATTCCCGGCAGGATTTTGTCGAACGCGGGCTTCAGCTGCAATTTATCCAGCCGCAACCGTGGCACTACCCGCATTCTGACGCGGCGTTTATTCCCTGGCTGTCCATTATTGACGTCATGATGTTTAACTCTCGCGATGAGGTGGTTCGTCGCCTGCAACTTGGTTATGAGTTAATTTAA